One genomic window of Streptomyces sp. NBC_01498 includes the following:
- a CDS encoding glycoside hydrolase family 13 protein: MTQHLAAPSTGTSDDAPGRPAGWWRDAVIYQVYPRSFADANGDGMGDLEGVRSRLPYLRALGVDAVWLSPFYASPQADAGYDVSDYRAIDPMFGSLLDADALIRDAHAQDLRVIVDVVPNHSSDRHDWFRRALRDGPGSALRERYHFRPGKGADGELPPNDWESIFGGPAWTRTTDPDGTPGEWYLHLFAPEQPDFNWDHPAVADEFRSILRFWLDMGVDGFRVDVAHGLVKAAGLPDVGSGGQLGLLGSSERGLPFFDQDGVHEIYRSWRTILDEYPGDRIAVAEAWTPTVERTAHYVRPDEMHQAFNFQYLSTFWDAAALRDVIDTSLAAMRPVGAPTTWVLSNHDVTRHTTRFAHPLSLGTQLREAGDRALGLRRARAATLLMLALPGSAYVYQGEELGLPDVTDLPDEARQDPSYFRAAGQDGYRDGCRVPIPWTRDGSSYGFGPGGSWLPQPVGWGELSVEAQTGVEGSSLELYRAAIAARRAHPGLGAGVSVDWRDAPEGVLVFARPGFLCTVNTTGAPVRVPVRGSLLLASGPGTVTRPGAEAGVHEAELPADTTVWWTV; encoded by the coding sequence ATGACCCAGCACCTCGCTGCCCCCTCCACCGGCACGTCCGACGACGCCCCGGGCCGGCCCGCCGGCTGGTGGCGGGACGCGGTGATCTACCAGGTCTATCCGCGCAGTTTCGCCGACGCCAACGGTGACGGCATGGGCGATCTCGAAGGCGTACGGAGCCGGCTGCCGTATCTGCGCGCGCTGGGGGTCGACGCCGTCTGGCTCAGCCCGTTCTACGCCTCGCCGCAGGCCGACGCGGGCTACGACGTCTCCGACTACCGGGCCATCGATCCCATGTTCGGCTCGCTCCTCGACGCCGACGCGCTGATCCGCGACGCGCACGCGCAGGACCTGCGCGTCATCGTCGACGTGGTGCCCAACCACTCCTCCGACCGGCACGACTGGTTCCGCCGCGCCCTCCGGGACGGCCCCGGCTCGGCGCTGCGCGAGCGCTACCACTTCCGCCCCGGCAAGGGCGCCGACGGTGAACTCCCGCCCAACGACTGGGAGTCCATCTTCGGCGGCCCCGCCTGGACCCGGACCACCGACCCGGACGGCACCCCCGGCGAGTGGTATCTGCACCTCTTCGCGCCCGAACAGCCTGACTTCAACTGGGACCACCCCGCCGTCGCCGACGAGTTCCGCTCCATCCTGCGCTTCTGGCTCGACATGGGCGTCGACGGCTTCCGGGTCGACGTCGCCCACGGACTCGTCAAGGCCGCCGGGCTGCCCGACGTCGGCAGCGGCGGCCAGCTCGGGCTCCTCGGCAGCAGCGAGCGGGGCCTGCCCTTCTTCGACCAGGACGGCGTCCACGAGATCTACCGCAGCTGGCGCACCATCCTGGACGAGTACCCCGGCGACCGGATCGCCGTCGCCGAGGCCTGGACCCCCACCGTCGAGCGCACCGCCCACTACGTGCGCCCCGACGAGATGCACCAGGCGTTCAACTTCCAGTATCTGAGCACCTTCTGGGACGCCGCCGCGCTCCGCGACGTCATCGACACCTCGCTCGCCGCGATGCGCCCCGTCGGCGCGCCCACCACCTGGGTGCTCTCCAACCACGACGTCACCCGGCACACCACCCGCTTCGCCCACCCCCTCTCCCTCGGCACCCAGCTCCGGGAGGCGGGCGACCGCGCGCTCGGTCTGCGCCGGGCCCGCGCCGCGACCCTGCTGATGCTCGCCCTGCCCGGCTCCGCCTACGTCTACCAGGGCGAGGAACTGGGACTGCCCGACGTCACCGACCTGCCCGACGAGGCCCGGCAGGACCCCTCGTACTTCCGCGCGGCCGGCCAGGACGGCTACCGCGACGGCTGCCGGGTGCCGATCCCGTGGACCCGCGACGGCTCCTCGTACGGCTTCGGCCCCGGCGGCAGCTGGCTGCCGCAGCCCGTCGGCTGGGGCGAGCTGAGCGTCGAGGCGCAGACCGGCGTGGAGGGCTCCAGCCTGGAGCTGTACCGCGCGGCCATCGCCGCCCGGCGCGCGCACCCGGGGCTCGGCGCCGGGGTGTCCGTCGACTGGCGGGACGCCCCGGAGGGGGTCCTCGTCTTCGCCCGGCCCGGCTTCCTCTGCACCGTCAACACCACCGGCGCGCCGGTGCGGGTCCCGGTGCGGGGCAGTCTCCTGCTCGCCAGCGGACCCGGCACCGTCACCCGCCCCGGCGCCGAGGCGGGCGTCCACGAGGCCGAACTGCCCGCCGACACCACGGTGTGGTGGACGGTGTGA